CACTGAATTAGTAAAAGCAGGCATGGATGTAGTCCTTTTGAATAAAACTATTGATCCCATTGGTTAACAAATGATGTTCAAGATGGTAAAAGAGATAGATTATCTTCACCGATGAGCCTCCTgacatcttttcttttttttacattttgaatgGAATATGTTAAATTTTCAGAGATAATGACATCTGCTATATACCCGTTACAGTAGACAGTTACATTTGGGGACGTAAACATAAATTCTTCTCTATTGACTGTCTATGTGCACCCCTTGTGTGACTGATTTGTTTGTGACTTATTTTCCGACTTGTACATAGTAATAAAGCATTGGTTAAATGTAGGCCAGTGTCAATGTGTGGTTCCTTAGACTAGACAGTTTGGTGCAAACACCAATGGTTATGTAATTTCAACTCCTATACTATCGTATTTCACCACACCTGTGTAAACTGACAGGAAATCCTTTACCGTACAACACGGGGCACAAAGGACTTGCTTTTTTATGACAAAGACAGCTTGGTCTAGGACCTCCCTAAAACAGCCATACTACCAGATCCTTTTCTTGAGGAACATTTGTCAGGTGTTGTGTAACACAAAGTTTCAGTTGTATAAGATGAGAGTGTGAAAGCATGCCATCTAGTGGCTGCGATGCAGACAATGGGCAGGGAGGGAACGTGGGTTAGGTCCTGGACAAAAGACTTGAAAAGGAAATATGATTCAGTTCAAAAAGGATAAAACCAGGGTGCGAATTACAGGGGGGTTTGACCTCCCTAactaagacttggacccccccaaaagaggtaaaaataaCAGGTCGGGGGTCGATacacaccctggagaagaagttgaccccccccaaTTGTCATTCTATAATTTGCACTCTGGATAAAACTATTACTTCAGTAAACTATCCTTACCAGACATATTGGGATAGTGATAGTGGTGCATTTACCACCAAGAAAGTGTGCTATTGGTCTGTAAATTTGGAGGGAATGGTTCATAAATACAGTTGATCATCTACAGATGATAATAGCAGAAATGTGATACTTTCATTGAGTATAGTCATATTTCAATGAGGCACTTCTCCATGTAAAGAATATAATGAATATATACTCTTGCATCAAGACTGATGTAaaaaagaaagctttattgcaatgtcaaaacatgtttacaaaacaaaaagaaaataataaagAAACAGTTTCACAGAAAATCTGCAGCAAAGCAATTTGCGGTCCTTCAGATTTTCACCTCTTCTTGAAGCCATACTTCTTCCTCTCATAGAACAAGTCTGTCTTGGAACTGCCAAGGTTCACAATCTTGGGACAGCCATCTCGCTGTGAAATTTGAAAAAAAGGAGTGTTGAGCAAGACATGTAAGGGAGAGTAGAAAGTGAACAGCACGTTGTAAATAGGATTGATGGCACCAAAGCAATGAAGATGATAAACATTTGAAGTTACattttacataaaaaaatacaagtgTCTTTATGATGATAAAACAGATATACAGTCCAGGCCAATAGTCTGTGAGAGAACAACTATGAGGAGTAATATACTCAACTCAAGAATCATTATCAGGTTAGATATGAAGTTCGGAGTAATACGGAGTAAGAACAAGATGATGTCTATCAGccttttatatttatattaaaaCTAGCTTGCCAAACGTTCTTGAATTACATGCATGAGACAGGATGATTTCGAGAACTCATGTTGGATTACTCACATCTTTCTCCTGGATGGTACACTCTTTGCAATAGTAAGCGTCTGATACCCCAGGCCCTCCACAGATGACGCAGCGCCCCTGGTAGGATCCGTAGTTACACTCGTCACAGATACGCACTAGTGTACAGGGCCTTACGTAGGAATCACAGATAACACACTTTCCATCACCTTGGgacggaggtggaggaagaaaataaagagaaagaaatcGTGATTTGGTACAAGCAAATTCCTGGATATACACTGTACACGGTAAACTGTCTAAACAGAAAATATAACATACTTGTAAACAATACATGGACAGGCGGGGAGTAATTAATTATATAGGGTCTGCCCACTATGATCTCCCTGCTAAATCGGATCCCGCTCAATACTTACATTTCTCGCACAATCTGCCAATAGCTGAAAAGAAACAGAATAGTTAGCATGACAGCTAGAAAGTTGAAGTTGTGTCGTCTCGAATTGTGCACATTAAATACAACTTAGGAGGACCAAAGGTACACTGATTCAGCCAAGCTATATAGGCTAGCTAAACTACTAGTAGCGTCTAATGAAGCCTGGCGAACGACTGTTtgtgttagctctagctagcaggctagctaCCTATACAGCACGGAAAGCAGATATATCTCTATATATCGCCGATTATTGTTGAATACACGAAACTGCTACATTGTAGCTAGTAATATATAAGTATGTGAATACGATATAAATAAAACAACTTACCAACACCGGCTTGTTTTCTGCAAAATATCAAATCTGGATGATGTTTAGCCATTTTCGGCAAACGCGAGGAGAGCGATGGCTTCTACAATGACCTTTGAACTGTGAACCACACGTTTTCTGACTTTTTTCCTATTCGTTTATAAAACGATATAATTGCAAAAGTATCTTATATTTGACCATTCTTCAGTTACGGAAGTAATGCAAGCATCGAAAATATGATCGAATAAACCACCCCGCAAAAAATACTGATGCGTTTGTCCTCAATGAACCCTGGCGAACCCATGCCATATAATGATCATACTTTATTCAATAGTTCTTAGATAATTTATAACATAATACAAATATATGTCTTTGTGGTAGACGTATTTACACATGAATCACTTCGTGATTATTCATGAATCGATTATTATAAAATGTTGATAGTATAAAATGATAACAGTGATTCTTCCTGCAAAATACAAGCACTGAGGTCACACTGATCCTTCCAGATATAATAAAATGAAAAACTAAAGTATAGACATTTCTACATATTTTaaatcaaattaaatgtatgTATCTAAACAGTTGAATATTATAATTTACAATAACGTATTATCAGTGTAGAGGCCACATATTACATACACTGAGAAGTGCGCTAGATTAATCTGTCAGGACAAGCGACGTTGAAAGCCAACAAAACCTGACGTCAACTTTCATCGACACATCTTTGTCAGTGAACAAAATGGCAAcctactgtctgactgtctcccGGCTCCAGGTTAGTGACATATTTTCGGTCATGTTATCACGTTTTGTGTAGTAAATAGTTCAGTGCTTGCCATTTTAGATTAAGGATAGGATATTAGATGTGAGTGTATTAACAAAAGTGCAGTTGGCCCTGGAAATAGTAGTGGGAGTCAGATTCGTGACGGCCAGCCAGGTCATCGTGTCCCCAGTTCACTCCTGTCGTCGCTAGCGGGGATCAAGTTTGTCTTTGCCATTTAAATACGATCATTTCAACTAGAAAATTAAGTGTATATACTGACAAATATGACCAATTCCATAAGCTTTCAAGTCGTTTAATGTCATTTGATTTGAGGGAACGCTAGTTATTTGCAAGGTTAACGCAAGGTTAGGGCGCACAGCAACCACACACGACACTGGCAGGCGGCGTATTTTCACCAAATGCATAAAGTTCTTAAAATGTTTTGAGAAAATTAACATTGACCTCTCGGGAAAGTTATTTAGCTGACCGTTTCATAACCTTGCGGGCCTCTTCAAAGGCAGTAGACTATGACCACGTCGCTTCTTTTATGGTTAATCGGAATGTCTTGCTTAGTGTCATCCAAGACAGTGTTTAGGCTTAGCCTAGAGtactgtttattttttatttttgcattATTGTCAGCACTCTCTGTTATAATAATTGAACAGACTAGCAGTCTGTCTCATCTCTTGATAGCGCTGTCTCTGCATTAGCTCAATTATTCTATTCTAACTAGTGTAAATAACAAATGCGATTATGagacacctgtctctctctctctcgtggtcTATTTGTGCCCctgtctcttttctcccccattttgtatatctctctttctcattggcTTGCTTGTTTAACCCACATAACAGAGATGGTCAAGGCTATTTGTGGACAAGAAATATTGTGTTCTACTCATTATATGCAGCAATTGTAATATGCAGTTCCACTAGGCTATTTTCAAAATAACCAGACAAATGTTAGAAATCTGTTTTGTGGATATTGATGCCcttactcacagacacacattctctgCAACTATTTATATACAGAATCATTTTTGTTGTCTTATATACTCCAATTATATTCTATTATGTTCTCCTATTTGTTCTGCTGCATATGGCTGATGATACAAGGGAGTAGTATGTACAGCAAATGTAGAATCTGTGTATcatttccctctctgtccctctagcTCGCTCTGGGCCGCGGTGCGAGGCGCCTGCATGTGACAGCCGCTTTTAACGCCAAAGCCATGGTCACCATGAGCCG
This DNA window, taken from Hypomesus transpacificus isolate Combined female chromosome 13, fHypTra1, whole genome shotgun sequence, encodes the following:
- the phf5a gene encoding PHD finger-like domain-containing protein 5A; the protein is MAKHHPDLIFCRKQAGVAIGRLCEKCDGKCVICDSYVRPCTLVRICDECNYGSYQGRCVICGGPGVSDAYYCKECTIQEKDRDGCPKIVNLGSSKTDLFYERKKYGFKKR